Proteins encoded by one window of Pseudomonas tructae:
- a CDS encoding YgjP-like metallopeptidase domain-containing protein, whose protein sequence is MTVLKYLQAYPPALQDQVRQLIASNRLGDYLLQRYPDKHAVQSDKALYTYAQALKQEHLRNAPNLDKVLFDNRLDLTHRALGLHTAVSRVQGGKLKAKKEIRIASLFKEAAPQFLKMIVVHELAHLKESDHNKAFYQLCEYMQPGYHQLEFDLRVYLTYRELPASL, encoded by the coding sequence ATGACCGTGCTCAAGTACCTGCAAGCCTACCCGCCCGCCCTGCAAGATCAGGTGCGTCAGTTGATTGCCAGCAATCGCCTGGGCGACTACCTGCTGCAGCGCTATCCGGACAAGCATGCGGTGCAGAGCGACAAAGCGCTTTACACCTATGCCCAGGCGCTCAAACAGGAGCACCTGCGCAACGCGCCGAACCTTGACAAGGTGCTGTTCGACAATCGACTTGACCTCACCCATCGCGCGCTCGGCCTGCACACGGCGGTATCGCGGGTACAGGGCGGCAAGCTCAAGGCCAAGAAGGAAATCCGCATTGCCTCATTGTTCAAGGAGGCGGCGCCGCAGTTCCTGAAGATGATCGTGGTGCACGAACTGGCGCACCTCAAAGAGTCCGATCACAACAAGGCGTTCTACCAGCTCTGCGAATACATGCAGCCGGGCTACCATCAACTGGAATTCGACCTGCGGGTTTACCTGACCTACCGTGAGCTGCCCGCCAGCCTGTAG